In one Leptospira mayottensis 200901116 genomic region, the following are encoded:
- the meaB gene encoding methylmalonyl Co-A mutase-associated GTPase MeaB — MSSGEQSEIPLQSTGISRKVLPTAEEFVQGVLSGNRVMLARAITLVESSRADHKELAEKIIEACLPHSGKSIRIGITGIPGVGKSTFIESFGMYTISQGKKLAVLTIDPSSQISGGSILGDKTRMPELSRNESAFIRPSPSGKSLGGVARKTRETIYLCEAAGFDTIFVETVGVGQSETVVHSMVDLFLLLLIAGAGDELQGIKRGIMEMADLLAITKADGDNKTRAEITRTETQSAIHFFPTNENGWIPKVSTCSSLSGEGIPEIWNQILEYEKTLKSNGYFEIRRTNQANYWLEESVSEHLTEDFKTQMKDLYKDMKEKVSRHQISSFQAAEKLITEYRKRI, encoded by the coding sequence TTGAGTTCTGGAGAACAATCCGAGATTCCTCTCCAATCCACCGGGATATCCAGAAAGGTTCTCCCGACGGCGGAAGAATTCGTCCAAGGAGTTCTTTCGGGGAACAGAGTAATGCTCGCCAGAGCGATTACTCTCGTCGAAAGTTCGCGCGCCGATCATAAAGAACTTGCGGAAAAGATCATAGAAGCTTGCCTTCCTCATTCCGGCAAATCGATTCGGATCGGAATCACAGGAATTCCCGGAGTCGGTAAAAGTACATTCATCGAATCCTTCGGAATGTATACCATCTCTCAAGGAAAAAAGTTAGCCGTATTGACTATTGATCCTTCCAGTCAAATTTCGGGGGGAAGTATTCTTGGAGATAAAACGAGAATGCCCGAACTCTCAAGAAACGAATCCGCGTTTATTCGCCCTTCTCCCTCGGGGAAATCCTTAGGAGGAGTCGCCCGAAAAACGAGAGAAACGATTTATCTCTGCGAAGCGGCGGGCTTTGATACGATCTTTGTGGAAACCGTTGGAGTCGGGCAATCGGAAACGGTAGTGCATTCCATGGTGGATTTGTTTTTACTTCTTCTCATTGCAGGAGCGGGAGACGAACTCCAAGGAATCAAACGTGGAATCATGGAAATGGCCGATTTGCTAGCCATAACAAAGGCGGACGGAGACAACAAAACAAGAGCCGAAATAACCAGAACCGAAACTCAATCTGCAATTCACTTTTTTCCAACCAACGAAAACGGATGGATACCCAAGGTGTCTACTTGTTCTTCTCTCTCGGGAGAAGGAATTCCCGAAATTTGGAATCAAATTTTAGAATATGAGAAAACTTTAAAGTCGAACGGTTACTTCGAAATCCGAAGAACGAATCAAGCAAATTATTGGTTAGAAGAATCCGTATCCGAACATCTTACGGAAGATTTTAAGACTCAAATGAAAGATCTCTACAAAGATATGAAAGAAAAAGTGAGTCGTCATCAGATCAGTTCCTTTCAAGCAGCAGAGAAATTGATCACAGAATATCGAAAACGTATTTAA
- the scpA gene encoding methylmalonyl-CoA mutase codes for MKRPNFDPKRYASHGSGNVSKSDWEKAALGDLGLNSMEQILWNTPEKIPVKPVYTVEDLEGMEHLDYVAGIPPYLRGPYSTMYVQQPWTIRQYAGFSTAEESNAFYRRNLAAGQKGLSVAFDLATHRGYDSDHERVVGDVGKAGVAIDSVLDMKILFDQIPLDQMSVSMTMNGAVIPVLAFYIVAAEEQGVGADKLSGTIQNDILKEFMVRNTYIYPPAPSMKIIADIFKYTSDFMPKFNSISISGYHMQEAGATADIELAYTLADGLEYLRTGIKAGMDVDTFAPRLSFFWAIGMNHFMEIAKMRAGRLLWAKLVKQFHPKNLKSLALRTHCQTSGWSLTEQDPFNNVARTCIEALAAALGHTQSLHTNALDEAIALPTDFSARIARNTQIFLQEETNIHRVVDPWGGSYYVESLTHSLAHRAWELIEEVEKLGGIAKAIETGIPKMRIEEAAARKQAKIDSGKDVIVGVNRYKAVAEKPLDILDIDNTAVRESQIRRLQELKKNRNDVDVTSALDAITKCAEGGEGNLLTLAVDAARKRATLGEISYAMEKVFGRYQATIRSISGVYSSEIEDDPDFKKAKELSDRFAILEGRRPRIMVAKMGQDGHDRGAKVISTSFADMGFDVDIGPLFQTPAEAAKQAVENDVHILGISSLAAGHKTLVPQVIKELEKLGRKDIMVVAGGVIPQQDYDTLYKAGVTGIFGPGTKISKAAVGILELLIRDLETSKVNV; via the coding sequence ATGAAACGTCCGAATTTCGATCCAAAACGTTATGCGTCACATGGAAGTGGGAATGTTTCCAAATCCGACTGGGAAAAAGCTGCCCTTGGAGATTTAGGCCTTAATTCCATGGAACAAATTTTGTGGAATACTCCTGAAAAAATTCCGGTCAAGCCGGTTTATACCGTAGAAGATCTGGAGGGCATGGAACACCTTGATTACGTTGCGGGAATTCCTCCTTACTTACGCGGTCCTTATTCCACGATGTATGTTCAGCAACCTTGGACCATTCGTCAGTATGCTGGTTTTTCCACTGCGGAAGAATCCAACGCATTCTATCGTAGGAACTTGGCTGCGGGACAAAAAGGTCTTTCGGTCGCGTTCGACCTAGCGACTCACAGAGGATACGATTCCGATCACGAACGAGTGGTCGGGGACGTGGGAAAAGCGGGAGTTGCGATCGATTCGGTCCTGGATATGAAAATTCTATTCGATCAGATCCCTCTGGATCAAATGTCCGTATCAATGACGATGAATGGAGCGGTGATTCCTGTGTTGGCGTTTTACATCGTAGCCGCCGAAGAACAAGGTGTCGGTGCGGACAAACTTTCTGGCACGATTCAGAACGACATTCTAAAAGAATTCATGGTGCGAAACACCTACATCTATCCACCGGCACCATCGATGAAAATTATCGCAGACATTTTCAAATACACTTCCGACTTTATGCCCAAGTTCAATTCGATTTCTATTTCGGGTTATCACATGCAAGAAGCCGGAGCCACAGCGGACATAGAACTCGCCTACACTCTCGCAGACGGTTTGGAATATTTAAGAACAGGAATCAAAGCGGGAATGGACGTGGATACGTTTGCGCCTCGCTTGTCTTTTTTCTGGGCAATCGGAATGAATCACTTTATGGAAATCGCAAAGATGAGAGCGGGACGTCTTCTCTGGGCTAAACTCGTAAAACAATTTCATCCTAAGAACTTAAAATCTCTCGCGCTTCGAACCCATTGCCAAACTTCGGGCTGGAGTTTAACCGAACAGGATCCGTTCAACAACGTAGCACGAACCTGTATTGAGGCATTGGCCGCTGCACTTGGTCATACCCAATCCCTTCATACGAACGCGCTTGACGAAGCGATAGCCCTTCCGACGGATTTCTCCGCGAGAATCGCAAGAAATACTCAGATTTTTCTCCAAGAAGAAACAAACATTCACAGAGTCGTGGATCCATGGGGAGGGTCGTATTACGTGGAATCTCTGACACATTCTCTCGCGCATCGTGCTTGGGAACTCATCGAAGAAGTGGAAAAGTTAGGCGGAATTGCAAAGGCAATCGAAACCGGAATTCCCAAAATGAGAATTGAGGAAGCTGCCGCTCGCAAACAGGCTAAGATCGATTCCGGGAAAGATGTGATCGTAGGAGTCAATCGCTACAAAGCGGTTGCAGAAAAACCTTTAGACATATTAGATATCGATAATACTGCTGTGAGAGAGTCTCAAATCCGTAGACTTCAGGAACTCAAAAAAAATCGAAACGACGTAGACGTAACGTCTGCACTCGACGCGATCACAAAATGTGCAGAGGGTGGAGAAGGAAATCTTCTAACGCTTGCGGTGGACGCCGCTCGTAAACGAGCGACCCTCGGGGAAATTTCGTACGCTATGGAAAAAGTATTCGGAAGATACCAAGCCACAATTCGTTCTATCTCGGGTGTTTATTCCTCCGAAATCGAAGACGATCCGGATTTCAAAAAAGCGAAAGAACTTTCGGACCGATTTGCGATTTTAGAAGGGCGCCGTCCTAGAATCATGGTGGCTAAGATGGGACAAGACGGACACGATCGAGGCGCGAAAGTGATTTCTACGAGTTTTGCAGACATGGGATTTGACGTCGATATAGGACCCCTTTTCCAAACTCCTGCGGAAGCCGCCAAACAAGCAGTGGAAAATGACGTGCATATTCTTGGAATTTCTAGTTTAGCTGCAGGTCACAAAACCCTTGTCCCACAGGTCATAAAAGAACTGGAAAAACTTGGAAGAAAAGACATTATGGTTGTCGCGGGCGGGGTGATCCCCCAACAAGATTATGATACTCTTTATAAAGCGGGAGTTACTGGAATTTTCGGACCGGGAACAAAAATCTCCAAAGCCGCTGTGGGTATTTTGGAACTTCTCATTCGAGATTTGGAAACTTCTAAAGTAAACGTATAA
- a CDS encoding methylmalonyl-CoA mutase family protein, whose translation MADQKLFTDFPTATREAWIALIQKDLKGADFEKKLVWETTEGFKIQPVYTKDDISDKQWLTSNLPGTIPFVRSTRKLVQDWSIRQDFDSPSVAEANRLAKEATANGVTAIGFIIENKTSSQAGIPVHSSKDLETLIEGLPFDEVTLHFIAEEKSPEIFSWLPKDKMFAGGLGYDPYRILLKHGKSGKHSITGLKEILETIASSWPYYRGLSVNSSTFRDAGSTISEELAFTLAAATEYVQQLKTIGMTVDTIASQLMFEFSIGPDYFLEIAKLRAARILWAGILKEFSPKEENSLHAFLSAQTCRYNYSAYDPNVNMLRATTEAMSAAIGGCEVISVSPYDNILKTSDSFSLRIARNIQLLMKHESHLDKVVDPSAGSYYLESLTDSLTKKAWEIFCEIESVGGFLEAVQKGIIQKRIAESRKKKEENFASRKEILLGTNQYPNGEDKVPTLNQNQTLGDIESISGEITCERISEFRAGAGIEEIRFGTESFSKKTGKVPTVLLLPMGDLKMKKARAIFSQNFLTCAGYKVVDPGSYSTPEEALQGLKETKADVVVFCTSDEEITDFVNSTFAVLKKQNHHLVGIIAGNPTEQIDFLKSKGIEFFIHVRSQHLETLKLIQKRLGIR comes from the coding sequence ATGGCTGATCAAAAACTATTTACAGACTTCCCTACCGCTACTCGGGAAGCCTGGATTGCACTCATTCAAAAAGACCTCAAGGGAGCGGACTTTGAAAAGAAACTAGTTTGGGAAACGACGGAAGGATTTAAGATCCAACCTGTTTATACGAAAGACGATATCAGCGATAAACAATGGCTAACTTCCAATCTTCCCGGAACTATTCCCTTTGTTAGATCCACTCGAAAACTCGTTCAAGACTGGAGCATTCGACAAGACTTCGATTCACCTTCGGTAGCCGAGGCCAATCGATTGGCAAAAGAAGCGACGGCTAACGGTGTGACAGCAATCGGATTTATCATCGAAAATAAAACCTCTTCTCAAGCAGGGATTCCGGTACATTCTTCTAAAGATTTGGAAACCCTCATCGAAGGACTTCCTTTCGATGAAGTGACTCTTCACTTCATCGCGGAGGAAAAATCCCCCGAAATTTTTTCTTGGCTTCCCAAAGACAAAATGTTTGCCGGAGGACTCGGATACGATCCGTATCGGATTTTACTCAAACACGGAAAATCGGGAAAACATTCGATCACGGGGCTCAAAGAAATTTTGGAAACAATTGCTTCTTCTTGGCCGTATTACAGAGGTTTGTCGGTAAATTCTTCTACATTCCGGGACGCGGGTTCCACTATTTCGGAGGAGCTTGCATTTACGCTGGCGGCAGCAACTGAGTATGTACAACAACTTAAGACGATTGGAATGACCGTGGATACGATCGCTTCCCAGTTGATGTTCGAGTTCTCCATCGGTCCGGATTACTTTTTGGAAATTGCAAAGTTACGCGCCGCGAGAATTCTTTGGGCTGGGATTCTCAAAGAATTTTCTCCCAAGGAGGAAAATTCTCTCCACGCTTTTTTAAGCGCACAAACTTGTAGATATAATTACAGTGCCTATGATCCAAACGTGAATATGCTTCGTGCAACAACCGAGGCCATGTCCGCCGCGATCGGTGGTTGTGAAGTTATCAGCGTTTCTCCATACGACAACATTTTAAAAACTTCCGATTCGTTCTCCTTGAGAATCGCTCGGAACATCCAATTGTTGATGAAACACGAATCACACTTAGATAAGGTAGTGGATCCTTCCGCAGGTTCGTATTATCTTGAGTCGCTCACGGATTCGCTTACAAAAAAAGCTTGGGAAATTTTCTGTGAGATCGAATCCGTTGGAGGATTTTTAGAGGCCGTTCAAAAAGGAATCATACAAAAAAGAATCGCTGAGTCTAGAAAAAAGAAAGAAGAAAATTTTGCCAGCCGAAAGGAGATTCTTCTTGGAACTAATCAGTATCCGAACGGAGAAGATAAAGTCCCTACTCTCAATCAGAATCAAACATTAGGCGATATCGAGAGTATCTCAGGCGAAATCACTTGTGAAAGAATCTCAGAATTCAGAGCAGGTGCCGGAATCGAAGAGATTCGATTCGGGACTGAGAGTTTTTCGAAAAAGACCGGAAAAGTTCCGACTGTTCTTCTTCTCCCGATGGGAGATCTCAAAATGAAAAAAGCGCGTGCCATTTTTTCACAAAATTTTCTGACTTGTGCGGGCTACAAGGTAGTCGATCCGGGAAGTTATTCCACTCCCGAAGAAGCGCTTCAAGGTTTGAAAGAAACAAAAGCGGATGTAGTCGTTTTCTGTACAAGCGATGAAGAAATAACCGATTTTGTGAATTCTACCTTCGCGGTTTTAAAAAAACAAAATCACCATCTGGTCGGGATTATAGCGGGAAATCCTACAGAACAAATCGATTTTCTAAAATCCAAAGGGATCGAATTTTTCATTCACGTCAGGTCCCAACATTTAGAAACTCTGAAACTCATTCAAAAAAGGCTGGGCATTCGATGA
- a CDS encoding TerC family protein, producing MGHWSSGELILAVVFAVVLGLLVYLDLFVLNKKAHKIPFKESIYWSLFWFSLAISFGISIYVMNQSPDDPTLGKTKALEFITGYFLEYSLSVDNLFVFIIVFQKFRITPQYQPLILKWGIIGALFFRAIMIFIGAELVSQFDWVLYLFGIFLLYTAMKMFTHREEEDFHPESSPVVKLAKKILPMTRGHYPEKFVVLEHGKYLFTSTFITLLIVEFSDIMFALDSIPAVFSITTDAFIVYTSNIFAILGLRSLYFMLSGVMELFIFLKRGVSILLAFVGIKLLLPLFSPYVFGYEIHIPILVSLGIILGTLVVSILASVPHYLKIKNGT from the coding sequence ATGGGGCATTGGAGTTCGGGGGAATTGATCTTAGCCGTTGTTTTTGCCGTGGTTTTAGGTCTTCTCGTTTATTTGGATCTTTTCGTTCTCAACAAAAAAGCCCACAAAATTCCTTTCAAAGAATCGATTTATTGGTCTCTTTTTTGGTTCAGCCTTGCGATTTCTTTCGGTATTTCCATCTACGTTATGAATCAATCGCCAGACGATCCGACTCTGGGAAAAACCAAAGCCCTTGAATTTATCACCGGTTATTTTCTAGAGTATTCTCTTTCCGTGGATAATCTTTTCGTCTTTATCATAGTCTTTCAGAAATTTCGGATAACGCCTCAATATCAACCTTTGATTTTAAAATGGGGAATCATCGGAGCTTTGTTCTTTCGTGCAATTATGATCTTCATCGGAGCAGAATTGGTTTCTCAGTTCGATTGGGTCCTATATCTTTTCGGGATTTTTCTTCTATACACCGCGATGAAAATGTTTACTCATCGCGAGGAGGAGGATTTTCATCCGGAATCTTCTCCCGTAGTTAAACTTGCAAAGAAAATTCTCCCGATGACTCGGGGCCATTACCCAGAAAAATTCGTTGTTTTAGAACACGGGAAATATTTATTCACTTCCACATTCATTACCCTTTTGATTGTGGAATTCAGCGACATCATGTTTGCTCTCGATTCGATTCCTGCGGTTTTTTCGATTACTACGGATGCGTTTATCGTTTATACTTCCAATATCTTTGCTATCCTCGGACTTCGTTCTCTTTATTTTATGCTTTCGGGTGTGATGGAGCTTTTCATTTTTCTCAAACGGGGAGTTTCAATCCTTCTCGCGTTTGTAGGAATCAAACTCCTGCTTCCTCTTTTTTCTCCCTATGTTTTTGGGTATGAAATTCACATTCCGATTTTAGTTTCTCTGGGAATCATCTTAGGGACGTTGGTTGTTTCAATTTTGGCTTCGGTTCCCCATTATCTCAAAATCAAAAACGGAACTTAA
- a CDS encoding lysoplasmalogenase, producing MIPLLFSIASITHLLVLYFVPNEIVFKLGSKILPILILIFLSFFKGNWRDKAGKFIFAGLIFSLFGDAFLALPGNYFVFGLGSFLMAQILYSIGFSIGNPVHIVRSIPFFTFGIFFYTWIFSGIGVSLYVPVAVYIIAICTMGWRAASRECSSLSFRKSLAGSLLFILSDSFIAMNKFTTIPIPWTGVWIMSTYYAAQFLIYESMAEN from the coding sequence ATGATTCCACTCTTATTTTCCATAGCTTCTATTACTCATTTGTTAGTTTTGTATTTTGTTCCTAATGAAATCGTTTTCAAACTCGGAAGCAAAATCCTACCAATTCTCATTTTGATTTTTCTTTCTTTCTTCAAAGGTAACTGGAGAGACAAAGCTGGAAAATTTATTTTCGCAGGTTTGATTTTTTCCTTATTCGGAGACGCTTTTTTAGCTCTTCCCGGAAATTATTTTGTGTTTGGGCTTGGGTCTTTTCTTATGGCTCAGATCTTATATTCAATTGGATTCTCGATCGGAAATCCGGTACATATTGTCCGATCAATTCCATTCTTTACATTCGGAATTTTCTTTTACACTTGGATTTTTTCCGGGATCGGGGTTTCTCTTTACGTTCCAGTCGCGGTTTATATTATCGCGATTTGTACAATGGGTTGGAGAGCGGCGTCTAGGGAATGTTCCAGTTTATCATTCCGGAAATCCTTAGCGGGCTCTCTACTTTTTATCTTATCCGATAGTTTCATTGCAATGAATAAGTTTACGACGATTCCGATTCCTTGGACCGGAGTTTGGATCATGTCGACTTACTATGCGGCGCAATTTCTCATCTATGAATCTATGGCAGAAAATTAA
- a CDS encoding ferritin family protein → MNIKPLKETTFLEAVAAAIQHEKDYFEFYMSTYEKLPPGDTKELFERLAEEVDDHIKFITELYEQAEGSELPNLKQLTAIHKFHDSTLQKLMNKVERTIAGPGTKDAHEALELAIREAENSVSFYEKLANKFEDVNIKSLFTKLKDYNQNYQSLLETELNGLDQSGSGQGTFFWDEQAEEVAKAESKSEKTPTLKKPKAVAPVAKTATTKPATSPKPATTTKSAVTASAKKAASKKKAASKPPVAKKATSKKKVATKKTLAKPKKAVKKSATKKVSPKKSTPKKKSAVKAKKKR, encoded by the coding sequence ATGAATATTAAACCTTTAAAAGAAACCACATTTTTAGAAGCGGTCGCCGCGGCGATTCAGCACGAAAAAGATTATTTCGAATTTTATATGAGTACGTATGAAAAACTTCCTCCCGGAGACACCAAGGAACTTTTTGAAAGACTAGCAGAGGAAGTGGACGATCATATCAAATTTATTACGGAATTGTACGAGCAAGCGGAAGGATCCGAACTCCCGAATCTCAAACAACTTACCGCAATCCATAAATTCCACGATTCGACTCTTCAAAAATTGATGAATAAGGTGGAAAGAACAATCGCTGGTCCGGGAACCAAAGATGCACACGAAGCTCTTGAACTTGCGATTCGAGAAGCAGAGAATAGCGTTTCTTTTTATGAAAAACTTGCAAACAAGTTCGAAGACGTGAACATCAAATCTCTTTTCACGAAATTGAAAGACTACAATCAAAACTATCAATCTCTTCTGGAAACTGAGCTGAACGGATTAGATCAGTCCGGTTCAGGTCAGGGAACTTTTTTTTGGGACGAACAAGCGGAAGAAGTGGCTAAGGCGGAGTCTAAATCGGAAAAAACTCCGACCTTGAAAAAACCGAAGGCTGTAGCCCCGGTTGCAAAGACCGCTACAACTAAACCTGCAACTTCTCCAAAACCGGCTACAACTACCAAATCTGCCGTAACGGCGAGCGCAAAAAAAGCGGCTTCTAAAAAGAAAGCTGCAAGTAAACCACCAGTAGCCAAAAAAGCGACTTCTAAGAAAAAAGTGGCGACCAAGAAAACGCTTGCGAAACCGAAAAAAGCAGTGAAGAAAAGCGCAACCAAAAAGGTTTCTCCAAAAAAATCGACGCCTAAAAAAAAGTCAGCGGTAAAGGCTAAGAAAAAAAGGTAA
- a CDS encoding aminotransferase class V-fold PLP-dependent enzyme, whose protein sequence is MQSTAIIDWKEIQDLYPINQEMIWLNNCGTTPCNVHTIQAVREYLEGYSKKGGLTEVRKYASVKQSIRKIVAGLINCDVEELCIIHNTNEGMNFLSLGFHLKNGDEILLLENEYPSNIYPWEHWKEKGVKIGFIPMAFTPDQFLENLKSSVNSKTKIVALSAVHWCTGMPFPLEEIGTFLDSKGIEFVLDGAQGIGLVPVDVRKMKLKYIAFPAWKWLLGPLGLGMLYIQQDKIDTLAFPFKGTGSVVNDEVYLPYRAELKSGADRYEISTGNFIDWVYFQSSLEMLQKIGFHSVMERIYELADYLSEGMKNIGFQIELDHFPDNRTGIVVGHKEGVPMEELVSYLKRNGVMCALRLGKVRFSPHIYNRKDQLDRVVELLSSFPS, encoded by the coding sequence ATGCAATCCACCGCGATCATTGATTGGAAAGAAATCCAAGATCTTTATCCCATAAATCAGGAAATGATTTGGTTGAACAATTGCGGAACAACTCCTTGCAACGTACATACAATCCAGGCGGTCAGGGAATACTTGGAAGGTTATTCTAAAAAAGGAGGCTTAACGGAAGTACGTAAATATGCTTCCGTAAAACAATCGATTCGAAAGATCGTGGCGGGACTCATCAATTGCGACGTGGAAGAACTTTGTATCATCCACAACACAAATGAAGGGATGAATTTTCTTTCTTTAGGTTTTCATTTGAAAAACGGAGATGAAATTCTGCTCTTAGAGAACGAATATCCAAGCAATATTTATCCTTGGGAGCACTGGAAAGAAAAAGGAGTTAAGATCGGATTTATTCCGATGGCCTTTACCCCGGATCAGTTTTTAGAAAATCTAAAATCTTCCGTCAACTCCAAGACCAAAATCGTGGCTCTTTCTGCCGTTCATTGGTGTACGGGAATGCCGTTCCCCCTAGAAGAAATCGGAACTTTTTTGGATTCTAAAGGGATTGAGTTCGTTCTGGATGGTGCTCAAGGAATAGGTTTGGTTCCGGTTGATGTTAGAAAGATGAAATTAAAATACATCGCTTTCCCCGCTTGGAAATGGCTTTTAGGTCCTCTCGGTTTGGGAATGTTGTACATCCAACAAGATAAAATCGATACGCTTGCATTTCCGTTTAAAGGAACAGGCTCCGTAGTTAACGACGAGGTTTACTTGCCTTATCGCGCCGAATTAAAATCCGGAGCAGATCGTTATGAAATTTCTACCGGAAATTTTATCGACTGGGTATATTTTCAATCCTCACTTGAAATGCTTCAGAAAATAGGATTTCATTCCGTCATGGAAAGAATTTATGAACTCGCGGATTATCTTTCCGAAGGAATGAAAAACATTGGGTTTCAAATAGAACTCGATCATTTCCCCGACAATCGAACTGGAATCGTGGTAGGACATAAGGAAGGAGTTCCTATGGAAGAACTCGTTTCTTATCTGAAGAGAAACGGAGTAATGTGTGCCCTGCGCCTCGGGAAAGTAAGATTTTCTCCGCATATCTATAACCGCAAAGATCAACTGGATCGAGTCGTGGAATTACTCAGTTCTTTTCCAAGTTAA
- a CDS encoding bile acid:sodium symporter family protein — translation MARNKLQKIGEIGTLLFPIWVLTGSILSFFFPEWFIWFTGIWITYGLGFTMLGMGITLLPQDFRNVFQTPIPVFLGVILQYTVMPLSGWGIGILFDLPTPLATGLIVVSCCPGGVASNVISYLAKGDLALSVSMTASSTILSVFMTPLLTLILIGKGVEASVSGLFLDTFQVVILPTVLGILLNFYLPKISKKIQAISPFIAVLLITMIVASILGAGRDKIIRSAGTLIAAVISLHISGFLFGYFLSWLFIRKQKTSRTISIEVGMQNSGLGVVLSRNNFQDPLVAIPAAISSLVHSLIGSLLAAFWRKRTPEE, via the coding sequence TTGGCGAGAAACAAACTACAAAAAATCGGAGAAATTGGCACGTTGTTGTTTCCGATCTGGGTTCTAACCGGATCCATTCTTTCTTTTTTCTTTCCTGAATGGTTTATCTGGTTTACCGGGATTTGGATCACTTACGGTCTCGGTTTTACGATGCTCGGTATGGGAATCACACTTTTACCCCAGGACTTTCGAAACGTCTTTCAGACACCGATTCCCGTTTTTTTAGGAGTGATTCTACAATATACTGTGATGCCGCTTTCAGGCTGGGGAATTGGAATCTTATTCGATCTACCAACTCCTTTAGCGACAGGACTCATCGTCGTTTCTTGTTGTCCCGGCGGTGTTGCGTCTAATGTTATTTCCTATCTTGCAAAGGGAGATTTAGCCCTTTCCGTATCTATGACTGCATCCTCGACAATTCTTTCCGTTTTTATGACTCCGTTACTTACCCTTATTTTAATTGGTAAAGGTGTCGAAGCCTCCGTGAGCGGACTGTTCTTGGACACATTTCAAGTCGTCATTTTACCGACAGTGCTTGGAATTTTGCTCAACTTTTATCTCCCGAAAATTTCCAAAAAAATTCAAGCCATATCTCCCTTCATTGCCGTTTTACTGATCACGATGATCGTCGCCTCAATCTTAGGGGCGGGCAGAGATAAAATTATCCGATCTGCGGGAACCCTGATCGCCGCAGTCATCAGCTTACACATTTCAGGCTTTTTGTTCGGCTACTTTTTATCCTGGTTATTTATCCGAAAACAAAAAACATCCCGAACGATCTCAATCGAAGTAGGGATGCAGAACTCAGGTTTGGGAGTTGTCCTTTCCAGAAATAATTTTCAAGATCCGTTGGTTGCAATCCCGGCGGCGATTTCCAGTCTCGTACATTCCCTAATCGGAAGTTTACTTGCGGCATTTTGGAGAAAACGAACACCGGAAGAATAA
- the rpmG gene encoding 50S ribosomal protein L33 translates to MREIIKLVCQEPGCSKGRSTYFLTKNKKAKTEKLVTKKFCKFCRKHTEYKETKV, encoded by the coding sequence ATGAGAGAAATTATCAAGCTCGTTTGTCAGGAACCAGGCTGTTCCAAGGGAAGAAGCACCTATTTTCTCACCAAGAACAAAAAAGCTAAGACGGAAAAATTGGTTACTAAAAAGTTCTGCAAATTTTGTAGAAAACACACCGAATACAAGGAAACCAAGGTCTAA
- a CDS encoding TraR/DksA family transcriptional regulator translates to MTAKKTAPAYDKKALQEIAELLHEKKNTLLEKYAHWEDNSRPSGLKEMGDIADIASEINEETLSSVLSEAEIETIREIDAALEKIEDGTYGVCEGTGKKIPIARLKAIPWTRYTVEYAETLSKSKGFSRKSNNAGNLTGTYKIPSDMDSMDD, encoded by the coding sequence ATGACTGCAAAAAAAACAGCTCCGGCATACGATAAAAAAGCTCTCCAAGAAATCGCCGAGCTCCTCCACGAGAAAAAAAATACTCTTCTGGAAAAATACGCCCATTGGGAAGATAATAGCAGGCCTTCCGGTCTCAAAGAAATGGGAGACATTGCGGACATCGCGTCCGAAATCAACGAAGAAACTTTGAGTTCCGTTCTTTCTGAAGCGGAGATAGAAACAATCCGTGAAATCGATGCCGCATTAGAAAAAATCGAAGATGGTACTTACGGAGTTTGCGAAGGAACAGGCAAAAAAATCCCGATCGCACGTCTCAAAGCGATTCCTTGGACCCGTTATACCGTAGAATACGCGGAAACTCTTTCGAAAAGTAAGGGTTTTTCTCGGAAGAGCAATAACGCGGGTAACCTTACAGGCACATATAAAATCCCATCCGATATGGATTCGATGGACGACTAA